A window of Maioricimonas rarisocia genomic DNA:
CACTGGCCACTCCGCCGCTGGTGGCGATGGCCCAGGGCACGTCCGCGTCGCTGAGGTAGTTGAGAAGGTCTTTAGCACCGGGAAGGGGCCGGACCTGGCCGGACAGGCGACCGTAGGCCTCCTTGTGCAGGTCTTTCAGCTCTTTTGCTTTCTCCGGCGTGACGGCGCGGCCGGTTTCCCGCAGGACGGCGTTCGCCATCAGCCCTCCGCTCATGCCGATCTTGCGGTGGATTGTCCACACGGCGAGATCGATTCCGGCTTCGATCAAGGCCTCCCGCCAGGCGAGCACATGCTGATAGACACTGTCGACGAGTGTCCCGTCCAGGTCGAACAGAAACGCCGTACGACGTGGCGCCAGTTCATGGCGAGGGCCAGTATGGTTCATGGAGTCTCCCGATTCCGCATGAGTTGACCCGCTGGTCTGTCCTGCCCGCCGTTCGCCGCGGCCCCATGCGCGTGCCGCAGCAGGGGCCCCTCCTGAACCGTACCGGGGAGGTCGGAGTGGTCAACCGGCGATTTCCCGAAGTTCGCAGAGGCTTCGTGCAGACCGCCCCATCACGGCGGGATCGAACCGGTCAGTGTCGCACGACGCGAAAGTTGTCGAACCGGACCCAGTGCTCCTCGTCGTCCGGTCCCCGCATGGTGGTGAGCCCGAAGCCCCGCTGCTTCGAGTCGCGCCGGATCGCGGAATGAAAGAAGTTGAGGTACTTCCCATTCCCGGACGGGCCGACCTGAGAGTACGCATAGTCGCCTCGAACGATAATCCGGAGCGGACCGGCGTCGTCGGTCGCCGGGGTGAAGACGACGTTATACTTCTGCGGATCTCCCTCTTCGCCGGATTCTCCGCGGAAGACATAGTTGCCCGGTGCGAACATCAGATTCGAGTCGATCCTCTGCTTCTTCACGCGGAACTCGATTCCCTCCTCGTCCAGCAGCAGTAGAGCCGCCTGTTCATCCGGTTCGGTGAAATTGTCGAGCAGCGTGACTTCCACTGATCCGGCGACGGTGTCACCCGCGGCGATCGGCAGCAGGACCGTCAGCTTCGGTGCTGCCTTCAGCGACGTGACCGGCTGCACGCGAAGCTCGAGTCCCCCATCACGAATCCGCCAGTCGTCGTCATCGAGGCCTTCGAGTTGCCACTTCGGCGAAAGGCCGTCGTCGAAGGTGTCCTCGAAGAGGACCTCCTCGGCGTGGGCATCAGCCGCGAGGAAGAGGCAGGCGAGCAAACCAAACGCGGCAGTCGAAACAGTCTTCACAGGATGACTCCTCTGTAAGAAAGTCCGCGCGAGCTGCCGGCTGCAGCTCACTCCGAATGTCGACCTGATCCTACCCGGTCTTTGCCGTTGCCATTACTTTCAGCCAGTCGGCCACCTCCTCTTTTGACATGACGTGCTCGACGTCCAGGCGGGCACGCAGGTGCGCGAACATACGCTGCGCCTGCCAGAACCGCGGATAGGACGGCGGGCCCAGCAGAATCACACGTCGACCATCCAGACACGGGATGTCGTCTGGAATGCCCTCGTTCCAGATCCAGTGCTGACTGACGTTGTCGTCCTGCAGATCCGGCAACCGCCCCTGACCATCGATCGCTTCCCACGTGTACAGATTCCACACCGCCTGGACCGTGTCGTTTGACTGTTGCGGACCATCGCCACGAGCAATGTCTGCCACCCGTTTCGGGACGCGGCGCAGTTTGAGCAGGCCACTGCGAGGGAAAGCGTCCATGATCAACGTGTTGAGCTGGAAGTTGTCGACGACCCCCGTAATGGAGCCGAGGATTCCCTTCTGAGTCTCGGGTTCGATCACCAGAATCGGCTCGTTCGTGCGGACAGCGAGGATCTGCTGCAGCCAGTGCCCTGCCTCGTGCCAGTCGGCCAGTCGGAGGGCATCGGCGCGGAGCGGACGGGCGGCATCGCGTGCCTCGTCGCTCTTCGAGTAGACAGCGATCGCCGGTCGCCAGAACGTCTCCAGTGCGTCCCAGGCCGCTGCCTCTTTCTGCATCGTTGCAGAGAGCTCCTCCCGCGTTTTCTCGAAGACCTCCTGGGGATCCGTTTCTTCTTCGTCGGACTCATTGTCCGGCTCGGGCATTCGCTCGCGACAGGCGTCCGCCAGGTCCGCCGCCGACTTGAGCAGCGACTCGAGCCGTCGTGTCATCGGGGCGGCCATTGCGTCGGGATCGCACCCCTGTTCGACCAGAGCGCCGCAGACGAGGGCGAGAAACGCGGCCCGCCCCCCGTGCTCGATGTCGAAGTGCCGGCTCAGTCGCAGAATGGCTGCATTGCTTGCGTCGACTCCCGCATGTCGGGCCGCCTCGATGAATGCCCGGGCAGCCTCCTGCCCGGCGGCCTCTTCCGAGTCCGGGTCCTGTGCAACGGCGATGAGTGCATCAGTCGCGGCAGTGAGCTCAGCGGTTGTCATGAAGGTGGCCCTGTTCATGAGAGTCGATCGTGTCTGACCGCAGTCTCCCGTCGTGCTGTCGAACGGTCAACACCAGCAAGCGGGGCAGACTCTCATACGTCCCGCCTCCGCATTCACAGCCGACTGATGCGATAGCCCGGCTGCTCCGGATCGAACAGATCCTCTAGCCATCGCGCTCCCAGCCCGGGCCGCTCGGGGATCGCGACCTGGCCGTTCTCGACACTCACTTCGGTGTCGATCAGGTGCGGATACAGCGTCTGAATGTGAGCCCGCACCGTTTCCTGCCAGGCCACGCACGGAACGGCCGCGGCGATGTTCAGCCCGGCCAATAGCGTCAACGGTCCGGTGCAGTCGTGCATCAGGACGGGAACGTTGTCGAGCTGGGCCAGCTCGGCAATTCGTTTCGTTTCGCTGATGCCTCCTACCCATGTCGGGTCGATCATCACGAAGTCGGCGGCACCACCGTCGATGACCCGCCGGTAGTCGTCCCGCTTCATCAGCATCTCGCTGACAGCAATTGGCACCGGTGATCGGCGACGGAACTCGACCATCGCAGGAACCGAATCGGGCCGCAGCACGTCTTCCATCCACAACGGCCGGACGTCAGCCATCCCCTCGGCAATGCACGTTGCGGCGGCCAGCGAGAAGAACCCATGACCGTCGAGAATGAGCTCCATCTCGTCGCCGACGGCGTCCCGGATGGCCAGAAACGGAGCGACACCCTCTTCGACATCGGCCGCACTGAGTGAATGTCCGCCCGCTCGACGATAGACGGCGTCGAAAGACCAGAGTTTCATCGCCCTGTAGCCCGCCTCCAAAAGGTTCCGAGCGAGTTCTGCCGGGGCGTGGACGCTATTCCAGTTGTCCTCGAGGGGACCGGGACGACCCGGATCACCATGGCCGGGCCAGCCCGCTGCCGTGCTCGTCTCGCCGGGGCGTCGTCCGTAGAACGGTCCACCGCAGCTGTTATAGACAGGGACATGATTGCGGACCGGACCTCCCAGCAGTCGCCAGACCGGTTGGCCGGTGAGCTGACCAAGAATGTCCCACAAAGCCAGGTCGACTGCCGAGAGGGCCCGCAACTCGGCACCGATGCCGCCGAACGCCGTCATCCGCTCGTACAGAAACCGCCAGTGACTTTCGACCGCAGCGGCATCGGCTCCAAGCAGCCGCTGAGCCATCCAGTCGTGAATAACCGCAGTGGCCGCTTCAGGAACGTAATAGGTCTCGCCATGACCGATCACCGGAGTGCCGTCCACGGTTCCCGCATCGGTATGTACCCGCAGCAGCATCAGTCCCCGCATCAGGTCGTGAGCAACCGCCGTCTCGATCGCCACGATCCGCGGCCCGCGTGTGTAAGCGTGTTCCTCACGGGGACTGGACGCACGCTTCTCGAAGTCTTCGCTCATACTCGGTGGTGACTCGCTTCAAGTCGGGGGGGACGTCTGTTGCAGCGCGGCTATGGCCTCAGGCCGATTCGAACTGGTACGAATACAGATCGGCATCGGTCAGTTCAAAACGGAGGCGGACGGGTTGCCCGGCGATCGAACCGACGTCGCTGCCGTCCTTCCAGACGACCGTCCGTTCCACCGTATCGCCGAACAGATCCATGCAGTCGTCGATGCTGCGACCGGCGATCGGCGTTCCGTCCGGACGCTCCAGTCCGACGCGAACTCTCCCTGCGGCCGACGTGGCGAAGTTCAGCGAAAGCTTATCGCCGGAGAAAACCACCGGCCGGGTGACCAGCATGCCGCCGGTACGCGGAGCACTGGCCGAGACGAAACCGTCCAGGCGGAGTGTGTACCGCCGCAGAGCACTCCCCGGTTCGGTCCAGTAGCTTTCGCCGGCGTACAGAGAAAGCTCGTTGGGCGCTCCGGAGAGAGCGGATTTCGTTTCGACGATGTGCCAGGCGACGTACTGGTGACCGTAGTTCCACGTGCCGGGACGCTCGGGACCGGGCCGCAGCAGAGCCTCGTTCCAGCGCTTGAACTTCACCCCGTCGCGACTGGCCATCAGCAGTGCTTCGGTAATGGCTGTGCCATAGCGGTCGACCGACGAGGACCGCATCTCGCGGTGCTTTCGTTCGGGCAGACTCCGCATCGATTCTGACCATTGCCGCTCGATGTACCGTGTCGGAAGACCGATCAGCAGATGCGGGGCCCGGTGGTACGGTTTGACCTGGTTCGTATAGAGCTGTTCCGGAGGCGAGTCGACGTACGTCAGGTCCGTGTGCGGCCCCCAGTGGATCAGGTCATCGGAGGTCGCCGTGCGGATTGCGCGGATGCCGGCCGGCTTCCATTCTTCTGTCGTCGTCACGCCTGCCGTGAAGATTCGCCAGTACGCCCGGTACTTGCCGATGGTCGGGTCCCAGAACGCCAGGTTTTGCGAATCGAAGGCGCCGATGCCGGAGAGAATCGGCTTGTCGGTCATCGGCGACCACTTGAATCCGTCCGGTGACTTGAGTGGGATCAGGCCGTTCGGCTTCGACGATCGGACGATTGCCTTGTATCGGGCATCGGCCGGAACGTCGGGATTCTCGTCGAGGAAGACGGCCGGATGCCCTGCATCGACATTCAGCCCGTTCATCGGGCCGCTGTTCAGCACGATGTTGTTGGCCGTCGAACCGTTGTGTTCCACCAGCCCCAGTTCGGGCTTCGTCCACTGGATGCCGTCGTCACTTTCCGCATAGCAGCAGTAGAGCGGATGGCGGCCGGTGCTGAGCTTGCCCGGCTGCACGTCAAGGTGCCAGGCCTTGTAGTACATGCGGTAGCGGTCGCCGTCGCGAAAGATGCTGTGATAGCCGCTGCCGCTGCCCTCCCAGTCGGCATCATGCACCAGCGCCAGTTCCTGCGGGACCGGGTGATGCAATTGCAGCCGCGCCGCGCCGGTCAGCTCTGCGATGAGCGCGTCATCCACGAACAGTTCGCGGCGGTCACCGATCGCCACTGGACCGGATGCCGCGACAGTTCCGTCGTCGGCGGGGAGGGCTCTGGATAGAAGCGTGCCTCCGGTGAGGGCGGCACTGAGGGCAAGAAACTCACGGCGGCTACAGGACGGAGAGTGTTTCTGCGGCATGTCGATCTCGGCTGGCAGGATCCGTAACGGCGGGAGCCCGGAATGCGTTTCCCGGCGTGGTATCAGACAACTCTGATGCGTGGGCCGCCGCATCGTAGCAGGATCGACTTCCGTTTGCCTCCGAACAGAGGCGATGCCGTCTTCCTGTTTCGGCCAGATCCGTCGAGCCGCGACGACGAATGCCTGGCTGAATGCGACCCGCTACGGCGTCGGCGTCAACTCCATCCGCGTGATTCGCCACTTCGTCGCCCAGCAGCCGATCTGCAGGTGATCGTCAAGGCCGGGAGTCCAGCGGTGATCCCGGGAGAGACGCTGAGGACTTCCCGTCCAGTTGATGACCGTTCGACCGTTCGCGGACACCAGCACCGACTTCGGGGTGACCGTGCAGACGATCGTGTTTCTGCGACCGTTGGGAAGGACCTTGCCGCGGTGCGTCGACTCGTTGACGTCGCCGGTCCGCCCGTCGAGGCGATTGAGTCCGGTCACCTGCCCGCCGTAACCGTCCATGATGACCGTCACGCCCCGTCCGCCCACGACGAGTCCGAGATTCAGCGAGTCGCGTCCCTGCAACCGCTCGGCCTCGACAGTGAGGACATAAGACGAAGGCGGTTTCACGGGGACATCGATCCGGGCCGGCTGCAGCATCGGCGAGGTCAGCGTGCCGTTCTGAAGTGTCCATGGACCGATCAGTTTGTCGCGTGATGGTTGGATGACGTCGAGAAGATTGACCGGGTTGCCCTCGGTCTGACTGCTCAGGTCCAGCTGGGTCTGTCGCGTGCCGGTTGACGAGGCGGTCCGGCTCCCTTGCGTCCGCGCCGCTCCCTGACCGGAGGGACGTCCTGTCGGGCGTCCTGCCCCCGGGCCACGGTTGCGGGGACCGAACCCTTCCGGCCGGTTGAACGGTGGCCGCGGACGGGATCCGAACCCGGGGGGAGGACCACCGCGCTGCTGCGGCTGTTCGGGCTGATGGGCCTGCTGTGGTTGACCGGACCGAGCTGCCGGAGGCGCGGCCTGCGGGGCGGCGCCGGGAACCGCCTGGGGGGGCGGCTGCTGC
This region includes:
- a CDS encoding mandelate racemase/muconate lactonizing enzyme family protein, giving the protein MSEDFEKRASSPREEHAYTRGPRIVAIETAVAHDLMRGLMLLRVHTDAGTVDGTPVIGHGETYYVPEAATAVIHDWMAQRLLGADAAAVESHWRFLYERMTAFGGIGAELRALSAVDLALWDILGQLTGQPVWRLLGGPVRNHVPVYNSCGGPFYGRRPGETSTAAGWPGHGDPGRPGPLEDNWNSVHAPAELARNLLEAGYRAMKLWSFDAVYRRAGGHSLSAADVEEGVAPFLAIRDAVGDEMELILDGHGFFSLAAATCIAEGMADVRPLWMEDVLRPDSVPAMVEFRRRSPVPIAVSEMLMKRDDYRRVIDGGAADFVMIDPTWVGGISETKRIAELAQLDNVPVLMHDCTGPLTLLAGLNIAAAVPCVAWQETVRAHIQTLYPHLIDTEVSVENGQVAIPERPGLGARWLEDLFDPEQPGYRISRL
- a CDS encoding HAD family hydrolase; the encoded protein is MNHTGPRHELAPRRTAFLFDLDGTLVDSVYQHVLAWREALIEAGIDLAVWTIHRKIGMSGGLMANAVLRETGRAVTPEKAKELKDLHKEAYGRLSGQVRPLPGAKDLLNYLSDADVPWAIATSGGVASAGPTLEMLDVPEGVPIVTRDEVSHAKPDPDLFLAAAEKLGVSMDDAVVVGDSVWDLLAARRARALGVGLLAGGYGQEELERAGAYRVYQDPADLLTHLDEVGVRAE
- a CDS encoding zinc ribbon domain-containing protein; translation: MSVSVTCPGCAKRYKVPDSKIGNAIACKHCDTQIFVSASGDESKRLRTRREAATEMSEMDAHLRKSGIALMLVGLASFVLPMMGMQLRMFARLGDSAQVGGAIAAYVGVALFIYAMRREPLAAAIGGGSVAAIVTVLAAPYLQQQNGAPAVAQQPPPQAVPGAAPQAAPPAARSGQPQQAHQPEQPQQRGGPPPGFGSRPRPPFNRPEGFGPRNRGPGAGRPTGRPSGQGAARTQGSRTASSTGTRQTQLDLSSQTEGNPVNLLDVIQPSRDKLIGPWTLQNGTLTSPMLQPARIDVPVKPPSSYVLTVEAERLQGRDSLNLGLVVGGRGVTVIMDGYGGQVTGLNRLDGRTGDVNESTHRGKVLPNGRRNTIVCTVTPKSVLVSANGRTVINWTGSPQRLSRDHRWTPGLDDHLQIGCWATKWRITRMELTPTP